TGTAATTAGTGTACAAAATGTGTTGTCAGTGATGGACTTATGCAAAAGTAAGTAATATTACTCAAATTGCAAGTTACAAATAGAAACCACTCTTTTAATGTTATAGTATGGTTAGATTTTACAAAAAAGTAGCACGATCaaagcctatatatatatatatatatatatatgagataatTCGATAGTTAATATTGATGTGATCATTTTGTTTGATTACTTATTGGTTTTGGCTAATGAACTTCAAGCTTGTGTTAATATTTTCACTCTCGTTGCCAAACATACCTGTGAAACGTATTGCCCAAGAGATGTAGAAAGAATACATGATAGGAGAATATTCTATAAATTAAGATAAAGTGGAAAAAGAAAACCGTTGAAAACCTAATGGAAATAATATGCAATAAGTTTACCCCGGTTTTTACTCGCaactaccttttaaaaaaataaataaataaaatagatgattGCATTAAAAAGTGATTCCTTATAAAAATTAGCATATGGAATATATGCTAAATGCTTGCATAGCAAATCTCAGAAACTTTGGAATTGATTACTCACTAataaattttgagatttaatgaaaaatgttatgatttCCATATTCAACTTATTTGTACTCCAAGGGCAAAAAAAATGGAAGTGAATGATATtagggtcttttttttttgctaaataaaaaagaattatgcaTGATATCTTGTGCACGAATGCATACGTTCAACTattcattttgttttcctttttttaatattcgTTTTTGCTTTATTGACTGATTTAGACCCACTTGATTAAGGCTTATATCCAACCAGAACCGTTTATCACCaatatttcaagtttcaagtttcaacaatgagagggaaaaaataaacacacatttataaaagaataatgctagagatacaaataaGTTGCGAGTATGTGAGTGATTATTGTAtcttatttaccaataatcactcacatAGTTAcagaataattttataaactatgtgagtgattattagtaaataaaaaagtgatattaacgGTGGGCCTAAATAAAACCAATAAGAGATTAGCCACATCagtattttgtaaaatagtttgtggctgTAACATTACTCTATATAAAATATGAGCAATGTTacaaccaaaaacttttttttttttttgtgagaattCTAACCAATAATAGttatttattatcagaccaagacaccaatcagtttttggtatagacagggattgaaccccagatctcttatacaaccataagagactttaccagtagaactaactggaacctacaaccaaaaactattttataacatttttacaaaattgttgatatgactaatttttattaacattactttttcaCTTATCAATAACTATTCATCAAATTAGcaatttgtgaaaattgatttttgtaaaatagtttgtaactctAACATTTTCcataaagtatatattttgaACCAAATCGATCAGTACCATGATTTTTGGCAAAAAAGATACATAAGAATAATTTGTTTCCCCTAATATCAAACATTACCATTTTTCACCACCACATACTGCCTATATATACAGCCACAACCCCATGTTTCAAAAACCATCTTGCTAGACCTTTGTGATCTTTGTTCTTTCCCTTCCATtaaaaatcttgtttctttctcttcctttcaaCCCCAAGAATGGCACTTGAAGCAACAACCAAGAGTGTGAATTTCCCTAAGAGAGCCTATGTGACCTTTTTGGCTGGTGCTGGAGACTATGTGAAAGGTGTGGTTGGTTTGGCTAAGGGCCTAAAAAAGGCCAAGTCTGCCTATCCTCTTGTGGTGGCCATGTTGCCAGATGTGCCTGAGGAGCACCGTTGCATCCTTGAATCTCAGGGATGTATTTTACGTGAGATTGTACCTTTAAGCCCTCCAGAGAACCACACTGCTAAGTTTGCCATGGCATACTATGTCATCAACTACTCAAAACTTCGTATTTGGGAGGTAAATCTTTGCTACACAATATATGTTCATGATTTTATGCGCGatagatacatttttttttattgacgtccacatttaaaactttaaaaatacactaccaagtttttatattttttctttcaaagcaCTCGTTTCTAccaattatattatatcttcttttttctacATATTGTATGCTTTAATTAATAAGTGATTTGATTATTTGCATTTGGCATGTAGTTTGAGGAGTATGACAAGATGATCTACTTGGATGGTGACATACAAGTTTTTGGCAATATTGATCACCTGTTTGACTTGCCTGATGGATACTTTTATGCTGTGATGGATTGCTTTTGTGAGAATACATGGATCAATTCTACTCAACATAACATTGGCTATTGCCAACAGTGCCCAGAGAGGGTTCAGTGGCCAGTTGAGTTGGGCTCACCTCCTCCACTTTACTTCAATGCAGGCATGTTTGTCTATGAGCCAAAACTTTCAACTTACCATGATATTTTGGAGACTGTCAAAGTCACCCCTCCTACTTTATTTGCTGAGCaggtaattttaatttaatttttggttatatattatataatatcattaccatattttcaatttgtttcaCCTAAAAACATACTAAATTTTGGGTTATCTTTTGTAGGACTTCCTTAACATGTACTTTAAGGACATTTATAAGCCCATCCCTCCCATATACAACCTTGTTTTAGCCATGCTGTGGCGCCACCCTGAAAATTTCAACTTTGATGAAATAAAAGTTGCCCACTATTGTGCTGCGGTATGTTAATCTTTTGGTTAATTTCAATTATAGCATCTTATacttaattagaattttatttactaataattaatttgtCTCCTTGTGTTTACGATAAAGGGTTCAAAGCCTTGGAGGTACACTGGGAAAGAAGAAAACATGCAGAGGGAAGATATCAAGAAACTAGTGAAAAAATGGTGGGATATTTATGAGGATGAGTCTTTGGATTATAAGAATATCATTGCTGATCATGACAAGAATGCTCCATCGGCTGCTTGACTAgctttagaatattttttttcctatgttgCAATTAGTTTTAGTATTGTTAAGTGCTACCACTTGTCCTTTTTTTTGAGGGACAAGTAGGGTAGATTGCTATCTAAGATATAGCAAAAATAATTAGTGTGGGATATCAATGCGTTTTTATTAGCCATTTTTCCCGAATTATCTCGTTATTAATTACTATATGTTTAATGTGACagtctttttcaattttatgaaattagTAATGATTTTTATGGTTAATCCTTTGCTATCATAATGAAGATCTTTTTAAATCTTAACCCTTGCAACTtgattaatatttcttttttgaagtaaAGGTCATGTAACAAAATCAGTAATTTAATTAATTCCTTAAGAAAACTATACGTTTTAGAACCATTAAAAACCATTAATGAATGGCATGGTGTCACCACTCATTAATCATCAAGAGTGTGCGTAATTTTCTGGCTTTCCTAACTTGTCCAGACTACTGACTTACACTTGATGATGAGGCTTAAGTACTTTACAATCAAGGCACTATCTAAGTCGTTGATCAAGTAAGCAATGGCTATATATACTTGACAATCAAGGTCGTAATTTTCTGCTTTCCTAACTTATCAAGACCACCTACTTGCACTGATACTCAATCTAAAGTAGTTGATCAAGTAAGGAAAGCAAtaacattatatattttacaatcAAGGTGATATTCATTACATCATTGTATTTACATATTTCACTCCTTAATATAGCTCCTTTAATGTTGGTAATCTCACTACAAAATACTTTCGcatgattttttctttatttgtttttgaaagaaTCACTTTCCCATGATTTGTTATTTTAgcccatcaatttttttttaataattcgatAAGGGAAATTTCAACCCCTAACCTCTCTGTTGAAAACACCCGTATCCTACAAGGGTTGGCACTTTTTAGCTCAAAGAATtgtttttatgttctttttcaATGGTGCCAAATTACAatgaaaatgtttgttttccttTACATCAAATCATGTATTTCAATTCAATGTGCTCTTTCGAAATCTACGGAATAACAGTTAGCTTCATATCAAAAGTCTTGGAGTTGATTGCAGAGAGAATATCTTGAGTTCAACTTTTCTCTTTTGCACAAATTAATCATCATACAATCTGAAGTAACCCTTACTTTTCTCTAAACTTCCTTTTCACATCTTTTCCTTCCATGCTAACAAAAGAAGATACTACAAACTTCATTTTTCGCCATTCCCCTTAACCTCACTACTTTTCTCACTAACTAAATTTGTCAAACACACTGCACAGTCTGCACTAACCACACTGAAAGtatcctctcttctttttgccACATTGAAAATATcctaaacataaataaaagcaaatcttaaaaaataaaacaaaaaataaaaaatattcccaTCTCCAAAAGTAACTACAAAATACGCCAATTTTGgcttccatgttttttttttttttccaacaaatggaGAGAGGATTTGAACCCAGGTTTATCTCATAGAAAAATTGGGAAATGTCACTGAGCCTGAGTCCTATGTGTTGAGTAATGCTGAACTTTTTTGGCTCAATCTTTGGATACAAAAAAGATGGAATCAATGTCAGTAATATGACATGAAAATTCTATAAGAAGCCAAAAAAGTCCGCCAACAAGAGGACCTTTTTCTTCCTCGGTTAATTTCTATCACGAACCATTTTTAAATATTCAACAACGAGAACATTTGTTTTCCAAATGAGCCAcctttattttctcacattagTTCACCCTCTTTGAGGCAAATTGTTTCTGGGGCAGTGCTCTCCAACCAATATCCCGCCTGTAGAATCCTCCCGGCCAATTTATTTCCTCAACAGCTTGGTAAGCTCGTTCCCGTGCCTCTTCAAGATCTGTTCCCTTGGCAGTAACCCCAAGAACGCGTCCTCCCGTGGCAATGATATTGCCATCCGAGTCTTGTGCAGTTCCAGCGTGAAATATCTGAACACATGGAGCAACATGCTCCGCTTCCTCAAGATTTCGAATCACAGATCCTTTCTCATAGGCCCCAGGATAACCCTTACTTGCCATTACCACTACCATGGCTGAACCTGGGGACCAGTTCAAGGATACCCCACTCAGCTGTCCTCTACAAGCTGCAAGCAAAACTTGTGCCAGATCAGACTCCAGCCGAACCATCAAGACCTGTTTATCATTAAGGGCAAACAAGGCCAAAAgaatccagttcaatatgtcaccaacataaattttttttttgacaactgAGAGGGTTACTGGGAAGTGCCAAAAAGGTGTCATGAACAACGTCATTGACACATTGTAATGTCTTAAGTTGATAACATATGGATACAGTCACAGCAAAAACATGGATATCTAAAGCAGACCCATTCAAAAAGTTTGTGTATGCAATTGAACCCATATGTTTGTAGAGTATGTACACAATATAACTTATATTATGTCGCCACTAAACTAATTAGAGAAAAGGCAAACCAgaatttggcattaaaaaagaagattaaCTAAGCGATCTGCCTTTAACTTGGGCAATATATCAACTTATCCACCATCTACTTGTAAAAAACCAATCTTAAAGAAAGTTCATTGTGTTAAATAATTGCAGATTGATATAAGCAAAGAAAAGCAAAATTTACTGACTTCCCAAACAGTAACAGCACTATAGCTAACTGAACTAAGTTAGCCATACGGGATTGAATTTTGAAgtcaaaataatttatgaagATACCACATTCAAAGCCTGACCACAATTTGCATCCTGCTACCATGCTTCAAAGCCAGCAGGGTCCACAGTATCTAATCATATGTTGGACcatagaataaataataatttagtgTCTGTTAACTGACCTGGCATTCTGGATCTCCAAAGCGCACATTGTACTCAATCAGCTTTGGTAAGCCAGACTTCTTCTCAATCATAAGCCCAGCATACAAAACCCCAACAAACTTACACCCTTCAGCAGCCATTCCATTTACTGTAGGAAGAATTATAGATTTCATGACCAATGCCTGAAGTTCTTTTGTTAAGATGGGTGCTGGAGAATATGCCCCCATCCCACCAGTATTGGGCCCTGTATCACCATCTCCAACTCGTTTATGGTCCTGAGCAGACTCTAGAGGTATGGCATTCTCTCCATCCACCAGGGCAAAAAAAGATGCTTCTTCTCCTTCTAGATATTCTTCAACAATAACACGGCAACCTGCAGAACCAAAATCACCCTTCACAAGCATTGAGTCAACAGCTTCACATGCTTCCTCCACACTCATAGCAACAACAACTCCTTTTCCAGCTGCCAATCCATCCGCTTTGATAACAATTGGTGCTCCTTGCTCTTGAATGTATTGCTTTGCAGCAGATGGATCTGTAAATGTTTTATACTGcacaattgaataataaaatcttaaagTAATTTTGTGGGAAAACGGTGACACAATAATGCGAAAGTAAAGAAATTCCAGACttgaaatttgtt
This genomic stretch from Castanea sativa cultivar Marrone di Chiusa Pesio chromosome 1, ASM4071231v1 harbors:
- the LOC142622655 gene encoding galactinol synthase 2-like, with the translated sequence MALEATTKSVNFPKRAYVTFLAGAGDYVKGVVGLAKGLKKAKSAYPLVVAMLPDVPEEHRCILESQGCILREIVPLSPPENHTAKFAMAYYVINYSKLRIWEFEEYDKMIYLDGDIQVFGNIDHLFDLPDGYFYAVMDCFCENTWINSTQHNIGYCQQCPERVQWPVELGSPPPLYFNAGMFVYEPKLSTYHDILETVKVTPPTLFAEQDFLNMYFKDIYKPIPPIYNLVLAMLWRHPENFNFDEIKVAHYCAAGSKPWRYTGKEENMQREDIKKLVKKWWDIYEDESLDYKNIIADHDKNAPSAA
- the LOC142622849 gene encoding phosphoribosylamine--glycine ligase gives rise to the protein MSCVTTTFNLGPSMRLHNYSYNYNYNNNNNLRFPKPFAHYHYFAVANNNNNNYYYYYSNNTSSYSVGTLFSISTNHRSPSFNASRSSSSSPFIICSSLKSQPSVSQERVVVLVIGGGGREHALCYALRRSPSCDAVFCAPGNVGISNSGNATCISDLDIFDSSAVISFCHKWGVGLVVVGPEAPLVSGLANDLVKAGIPTFGPSAEAAALEGSKNFMKNLCDKYGIPTAKYKTFTDPSAAKQYIQEQGAPIVIKADGLAAGKGVVVAMSVEEACEAVDSMLVKGDFGSAGCRVIVEEYLEGEEASFFALVDGENAIPLESAQDHKRVGDGDTGPNTGGMGAYSPAPILTKELQALVMKSIILPTVNGMAAEGCKFVGVLYAGLMIEKKSGLPKLIEYNVRFGDPECQVLMVRLESDLAQVLLAACRGQLSGVSLNWSPGSAMVVVMASKGYPGAYEKGSVIRNLEEAEHVAPCVQIFHAGTAQDSDGNIIATGGRVLGVTAKGTDLEEARERAYQAVEEINWPGGFYRRDIGWRALPQKQFASKRVN